The Oncorhynchus clarkii lewisi isolate Uvic-CL-2024 chromosome 31, UVic_Ocla_1.0, whole genome shotgun sequence genome includes the window TCCCCACTGTTGTACTGGGCCAGTGAAAGCTCCCCTCTTCtccgtgtgaccaataacatgctACAGCCAATGTTCTCTGAAGAACAGAATCAGTTGGTAGTATAATACTCCTCCAACCACCATATAATTGAATTGTTACATTTATGCAGATTATATTCTATCTTCCTtgtgcaaccccccccccccccccccccccccccccccccacacacacagagcgacaaTGACTTTGAGAAATCTGCATCGTCGTCTCCAAAGCGGATAGACTTTATGCCCGTGTCCCCTGCCCCATCCCCTACTAGAGGGATAGGGAAAAAGGTATGTGCATCCACTGCAGCTCTAGTACTGATGCCTGGCAGATGGAACCAGAAATGTATCTCTGGCAGGGTCCTGGCTAATCATAATATTTCCTCTCCAATGAGCAGCAGTGCTTCTCCCCTTCATTGCAAATCCTGGTGAGCAGCCATGGCCTATCCCCCAGCCCTATACCTAGCCCAACGCGACGCTTCAGGTGAGTGCTCTGACTAGGGCTAGCTCTTATCACTGACAACTGCCATTCATAGTCATACACCACATTGTCATTACACTATTCATCAGTTTGATTAGTGAGTCACTGCTATAAATGTTGCCTGGTTGGCGGTCTTCTCTTGTCTCTAGCCGGCGGAGCCAAAGCCCCATTCACTGCATCAGGCCCAGCATCCTGGGGCCCATCAAACGTAAAGGTGGGTCAACCCTTATGTATTCTTTCACAGGTCAAAAGGCATTGTTAATGCCACATACATATatggagtgtacaaaacattaagaacacctgctccttTTCTAGCTTTAATATTGTGGCTTCGATCAATGAAATTGTGCCCAACTCAGTATCAGGTAGggattcttaatgttttgtttactTGGTATGTCTCATGCAGGCATACAGTACATTTGGAGAGTATTCCCTTTTTCCACCTATTGTGATGTTACAgccttctaaaattgatttaaaatatttttaaaatctacacacaataccccataaagacaaactgaaaacaagtttagaattttttttgcaaatgtatttaaaaaatagaattgtcagactagaggtcgactgattgtgatttttcaacgccgataccgatttattggaggacaaaaaacaGCCGATTAATCagccatttttgtttgttttttttttaaaatttgtaataatgataattacaacaatactgaatgaacacttattttaacttaatataatacatcaataaaatcaatttagcctcaaataaataatgaaacatgttcaatttggtttaaataatgcaaaaacaaagtgttggttggagaagaaagtaaaagtgcaatgtaagaaagctaacgtttcagttccttgctcagaatatgagaacatatgaaagctggtggttccttttaacatgaaaaaacctaagttttaggttgtagttattataggaattatagaactatttccctctaccatttgtatttcattaacctttgactattggatgttcttataggcactttagtattgccagtgtaacagtatagcttccgtccctctcctcgctcctccctgggctcgacccagcaacacaacgacaacagccaccatcgaagcagcgttacccatgcagagcaaggggaacaactactagaaggctcagagcgagtgacgtttgaaacgctattagcaagcgctaactagctagccatttcacttcggttacacctgcctcatctctggagttgataggcttgaagtcataaacggcGCAATGCTTGActcacaacgaagagctgctggcaaaacgcacaagtGCTGTtcgaatgaatgtttacgcgccagcttctgcctaccaccgctcagttagatacttgtatgctcagtcagattatatgcaacgcaggacatgctagataatatctagtaatatcatcaaccatgtgtagttaactagtgattattattgttttttaagattaatgctagctagcaatttaccttggcttactgcattcacgtaacaggcagtctccttgtggagtgcaacgagagaggcaggtcgttattgcattggactagttaactgtaaggttgcaagattggatctcccgagctgacaaggtgaaaatgtgtcgttctgcccctgaacgaggcagttaacctatcgttcctaggccgccattgaaaataagaatgtgttcttaactgacttgcctagttaaataaaggtatataaatgttatttattttttaatcggcaaatcggcgcccaaaaatacagatttccgattgttatgaacttgaaatcggccctaattaatcggccattctgattaatcggtcgaccgataattcagaccctttgctatgagactcaaaattgagctccggtgcatcctgtttccattgatcatccttgatgtttctacaacttgattggagtccacctgtggtaaattctattgattggacatgatttggaaaggcacacacctgtccaaggtcccacagttgacggtgcatgtcaacgcaaaaaccaagccatgaggtcgaaggaactgtccctagagctccgagacaggattgtctagtcacagatctggggaagggtaccaaaaaaaactCTGTAGCGTTgcagttccccaagaacacaatggcctccatcatttttaaatggaagaagtttggaaccacagagACTCTACCTAGAGCTGAGAACCTCCCCAAACATGGTTCTCTGGTCTGgttgaaacaaagattgaactctttggcctgaatgtgtcacgtctggaggaaaccttgcaccatccctatggtggtaGCAGCCTCatgctgtggatgtttttcagcggcagggactgggagactagtcaggatcgagggaaagattaacggagcaaagtacagagatccttgacgaaaacaTGCTCAAGACCTAAGACTTGGTTAacggttcatcttccaacaggacaacgatactaagcacacagccaaggtaacgcaggagtggctttgggactgGTCTGACTGTCCTTGAGTTGTCCAGCCAGAGACCGggcttgaacctgatcgaacatctctggagagacctgagcgatattccccagccaacctgaccgagcttgacaggatctgcatagaagaatgggagaaagtccaAAAATACAGGCTTGCCAAGCTTGAAGCTTCACACCAAAAAgatgaggctgtaattgctgccgacggcgcttcaacaaagtactgagcaaagggtctcaatacttatgtgaatgtgataccatttctaaacctgtttttgctttatcattatggggtattgtatgtagattgggGGGGACAATTGaatcaattgtagaataaggctgtaactaaacaaaatgtggaaaaagtcaaggtctgaatacctttccgaatgcactgtacatgcataCATCAACCCCTTTAACTTTTGGAACTTAAGGTGAGTGGGCATTTTGTGAGTTGGTGTTATGTCCTATGGATGTTAGGTCATCAATAGAGAACCGTCTTTGTCTTCTGTAGGGGAGATGATGGAGACTGAGAGCCAGCCAAAGAGGCTCTTCCAGGGGACCACCACAATTCTGTCCTCTGATGTACTTGTGCCCCAAGTCCAACTGCCAGACTTCACCtcctggtgagttacccctgcaAACTCATTTTAGCTACCCCTGCAAACACAGTTTACAACTGTTTAGCAATGGCTGCCAATGGTCTCTTGACAAGACTATTTGTTTCACAAGTTGAACAGTTTCAGTTCCCTCTCTGCCATTAGGCTAGACCTTGCACCTCCATATGATGAACATTATCACAAGGTGACTCATTGAATATCTAACAGTTTGCTTGCTGAAATGGGTATTTTCTTCTCGCCAGTCTCTCTCCGCCGGACGTGCTGGACGGCAGCCTTAGCAGTGTGGGTTCTTCCACTGGCTCGCCATCTAAGATGGAGGGCATCTCTCAGTCTCCTTCCTCCAGTAACTCTCCCTTCAACCCCCTCCAGGACCACTCCCCAAAATGAACAAGGGAACATGAGACTCTAAACAAGAGTGAAGGCATGAAAGCCACCTCAACTGTATGACCCCCCCCCATCACTTTGCTTTAGCTAATGTGGGAATCCCTTCCCATGCTGTTTGATTTTGCTAG containing:
- the LOC139390644 gene encoding protein FAM122B isoform X1, with product MSNQEKMELDLEIPSSLVQSDGQLRRSNSAPMINGLSEHSQVFQSEILCSRRNSTTVVNRPNIVPSSPIRVPSTRLHQLKQEEGVDLMNRETAHEREVQAAMQMSQSWEESLSLVRNDDAPMSDNDFEKSASSSPKRIDFMPVSPAPSPTRGIGKKQCFSPSLQILVSSHGLSPSPIPSPTRRFSRRSQSPIHCIRPSILGPIKRKGEMMETESQPKRLFQGTTTILSSDVLVPQVQLPDFTSCLSPPDVLDGSLSSVGSSTGSPSKMEGISQSPSSSNSPFNPLQDHSPK
- the LOC139390644 gene encoding protein FAM122B isoform X2; this encodes MSNQEKMELDLEIPSSLVQSDGQLRRSNSAPMINGLSEHSQVFQSEILCSRRNSTTVVNRPNIVPSSPIRVPSTRLHQLKQEEGVDLMNRETAHEREVQAAMQMSQSWEESLSLSDNDFEKSASSSPKRIDFMPVSPAPSPTRGIGKKQCFSPSLQILVSSHGLSPSPIPSPTRRFSRRSQSPIHCIRPSILGPIKRKGEMMETESQPKRLFQGTTTILSSDVLVPQVQLPDFTSCLSPPDVLDGSLSSVGSSTGSPSKMEGISQSPSSSNSPFNPLQDHSPK